Genomic window (Nitrospira sp.):
CATCCACTCGCCCTGATAGGAGTACACCCTTGCGGATAGCTCCTTGATGCCGAGCTCCATTGTCAGTTGGTCATGCAAGCTCGTCCACGTGGCCTTCGCCGTTTCGTCAACCTTCTTGTCATGCCCGTAGTACGGAAAGAGCTGCTCATTAATGATTCTGTAAGCTTGGACGAACAGTGCTTGTTCACGCGGTCCCACTGTGTTGAACAGCGGCCGATTCTCGTACCTACGAGCAAAGATGTCAGTAAGCATCTAGCGACTCTGTATCCCTCTCATGGAAGTTCGACGACATATCAGTCCAGATCGTGCGGCCTAACAATGTATAGGCGATCCATGTAAAACCAGGATCTGCCATTTTCTGTCCGGCTAACACGCTACTGGGATTTGCGAACAATATCCCATCACCAACGGTGGTGCAAATGGCTGTTTTTAATTCGGTGATCGACTGGTTCGGGTCGAGGCTGCCATCGACAAGTGAGGAAGTCCAGCGCAGAGATCGCACAGCCATAAGGCGGTCCTCAGCCCTGTCGCATTAAGGTTTGAGCTCAGCCGCACAAGCACTCTGATGGCGATGTTGCCTGGAACGATTTGTTATGGCCGCACATGGAATTCAATCCTCCTTATATCCTAAGTGGTGTTCTGGATGGAGACACTTCGACATCGCCATATCCATGCTGAGAGAGCATGAGCTTAAGTGATCTAGTTTCAGAATCTAGATCTCGACATGGTCCGATCATGATTGATTGTATGGGAAGCTTTCGCTTCTGAAGGAATTCGATCTCAACGTATGGAGTCAATCCAAATCGTCCCGCTCTGTATTTTGTGCCCAGGGAGAGAGCTGACCTGGCAGGTTGGTAGATCTGCCTGTATTCGTTCTCCTCTATAAATGCGGGGTCCTTGATGATACAGGCTACGTTGTTGAAGGTGCCCAGCAACATCCCTATGAGATAACCAACCTCAACTTCCCCAAATTCGTGGTCGTTAAGAAATTGATCAACGCGTACCAATAACAGTGAAAGAACCGATTCGGCCATCGTCTTGGAGTAGATAACCTTCTCCAGTAAAGGCATTAGACTATCTGTCGTGGCCATCTCGCTTGTCTTGAGCCCAATGCAATAGCCAGTTTGTGCCCCGGAGTACGCACGCCATTGACTAAGTAAATCTGT
Coding sequences:
- a CDS encoding DUF2971 domain-containing protein; the protein is MDDAELEGRCATMDRWGESVRQELAKLISENPAKVIYHYTDVRGLIGMITSGRIWATHVSRLNDTTEYEIGVSFVTDFIRANLQRASKPIIDKAISEFRFVDTYIACYSAATDLLSQWRAYSGAQTGYCIGLKTSEMATTDSLMPLLEKVIYSKTMAESVLSLLLVRVDQFLNDHEFGEVEVGYLIGMLLGTFNNVACIIKDPAFIEENEYRQIYQPARSALSLGTKYRAGRFGLTPYVEIEFLQKRKLPIQSIMIGPCRDLDSETRSLKLMLSQHGYGDVEVSPSRTPLRI